A genomic segment from Streptomyces antibioticus encodes:
- a CDS encoding serine/threonine-protein kinase codes for MPLHKDDPKALGGHRIVDRLGSGGMGVVYLGRSRSGREVAVKVVHAQYAQDDVFRARFRQEIAAVRRVSGAFTAPVVDADPEAERPWMATQYVPGPALSARIRDGGPLKGAELRLLALGLVEALRDIHRAGVVHRDLKPANVLMAEDGPRVIDFGISRAAGNQTLTETGHAIGTPPFMSPEQFTDPRSVGPASDVFSLGALLVFAATGRGPFDAESPYLTAYRVMHEEPEVDAVAEPLRAVLTRCLAKEPGDRPELAELGPEFAEALPEPAADDTRTVTLRLPPDPAAREEPTQAGAAPRPARGSRARRWPVLAGVAAVLAVALTGYLLFDPFRRGDANAAPDAPARPAASRWDPLPAGWKPWRTSLYGAALSGVTRPMNDNGSSLGTNLSCAMGKDALYCGGNGVLPVRIDATDGRRGWRADSVPSGVPMDTYDSTVLGEHDGALLVLQSVVSDTGGDPTATVLALDTRTGERLWSRTLGGREVEPALVGALVLTPDGKRVTARDPRDGRARWTADLPAGPTYSCAFHDLGGVPYAGCLDAGSPMRNVFYALDPDDGTTREVAVPDDLEHVGVTGGDLVFVASGRQDEPVSGDSVHSEVVLIDPDTGSVRRRNLPDGTRGEATAAGGVLCLASSSGRMTAYAPKTGKRLWTTSTTLQQPGGMVADARGRTLFAASASGRVAALDAATGRLLWESPARAEQVIDTSYHQARVFRADGALVVLAPDGTVFTLDPRHPGREPVAG; via the coding sequence TTGCCGCTGCACAAGGACGATCCGAAGGCGCTCGGCGGACACCGGATCGTCGACCGCCTCGGCTCCGGGGGAATGGGCGTCGTCTACCTGGGCCGCTCCCGGTCGGGCCGTGAGGTCGCCGTCAAGGTGGTCCACGCCCAGTACGCGCAGGACGACGTCTTCCGCGCCCGGTTCCGGCAGGAGATCGCCGCCGTCCGCAGGGTCAGCGGCGCCTTCACCGCCCCGGTCGTGGACGCCGACCCGGAGGCCGAACGGCCCTGGATGGCCACCCAGTACGTGCCGGGACCGGCGCTGTCCGCCCGGATCCGCGACGGCGGCCCGCTCAAGGGCGCCGAACTGCGCCTGCTGGCCCTGGGGCTGGTGGAGGCGCTGCGCGACATCCACCGGGCCGGGGTGGTCCACCGCGACCTCAAGCCCGCCAACGTCCTGATGGCCGAGGACGGCCCCCGCGTCATCGACTTCGGCATCTCCCGCGCCGCCGGGAACCAGACCCTCACCGAGACCGGCCACGCGATCGGCACCCCGCCGTTCATGTCCCCGGAGCAGTTCACGGACCCCCGCTCGGTCGGCCCCGCCTCGGACGTGTTCTCCCTCGGCGCGCTGCTGGTGTTCGCGGCGACCGGCCGCGGCCCCTTCGACGCCGAGAGCCCCTATCTGACGGCGTACCGGGTCATGCACGAGGAACCCGAGGTGGACGCCGTCGCCGAGCCGCTGCGCGCGGTGCTGACCCGCTGCCTCGCCAAGGAGCCCGGCGACCGGCCCGAACTGGCGGAACTCGGACCGGAGTTCGCCGAGGCGCTGCCCGAACCGGCGGCGGACGACACCCGCACGGTGACTCTCCGGCTGCCTCCCGACCCCGCCGCCCGCGAGGAGCCCACCCAGGCCGGCGCCGCACCCCGCCCGGCCCGCGGGAGCCGGGCGCGCCGGTGGCCGGTCCTGGCGGGGGTGGCCGCCGTGCTGGCCGTGGCGCTCACCGGCTACCTCCTGTTCGACCCCTTCCGGCGGGGCGACGCGAACGCGGCGCCGGACGCCCCCGCCCGCCCCGCCGCCTCCCGCTGGGACCCGCTGCCGGCCGGCTGGAAGCCGTGGCGGACCTCGCTCTACGGGGCCGCGCTCTCCGGCGTGACCCGGCCGATGAACGACAACGGAAGCTCCCTCGGCACCAACCTGTCCTGCGCGATGGGCAAGGACGCCCTGTACTGCGGCGGCAACGGGGTGCTCCCCGTCCGTATCGACGCGACCGACGGCCGACGCGGCTGGCGCGCCGACTCGGTGCCCTCGGGCGTGCCGATGGACACGTACGACAGCACGGTCCTCGGGGAGCACGACGGGGCGCTGCTGGTCCTCCAGTCGGTGGTGAGCGACACCGGCGGCGACCCGACGGCCACGGTCCTGGCCCTCGACACCCGCACCGGCGAGCGGCTCTGGTCCCGCACACTGGGCGGACGGGAGGTCGAGCCCGCCCTCGTCGGCGCTCTGGTGCTCACTCCGGACGGCAAGCGCGTCACGGCCCGCGACCCGCGCGACGGCCGCGCGCGCTGGACCGCGGACCTGCCCGCCGGGCCGACCTACTCCTGCGCCTTCCACGACCTCGGGGGCGTGCCGTACGCGGGCTGTCTCGACGCCGGCTCACCGATGCGGAACGTGTTCTACGCCCTGGACCCGGACGACGGCACGACCCGCGAGGTGGCCGTGCCGGACGACCTCGAACACGTCGGGGTCACCGGCGGCGATCTGGTCTTCGTGGCGTCCGGCCGGCAGGACGAGCCGGTCTCCGGGGACTCGGTCCACAGCGAGGTCGTGCTGATCGACCCGGACACCGGGTCGGTACGGCGGCGGAACCTGCCGGACGGCACGCGCGGCGAGGCGACGGCGGCGGGCGGCGTGCTCTGCCTCGCCTCCTCCAGCGGCCGGATGACCGCCTACGCGCCGAAGACGGGCAAGCGGCTGTGGACGACCTCGACCACGCTCCAGCAGCCCGGCGGGATGGTCGCCGACGCGCGGGGCCGCACCCTGTTCGCGGCCAGCGCCTCCGGGCGGGTGGCCGCGCTCGACGCGGCGACCGGGCGACTGCTGTGGGAGTCCCCGGCGCGCGCCGAGCAGGTCATCGACACCAGCTACCACCAGGCACGGGTCTTCCGCGCCGACGGCGCCCTGGTCGTCCTCGCCCCCGACGGCACCGTCTTCACGCTGGACCCGCGTCACCCCGGCCGGGAGCCGGTCGCGGGGTGA